From Nocardia sp. NBC_00416:
CGTCCGCGCCGAGTGCGCCGTCGGCGGATCGACTGTCACCGGAGTCGGTCATGCACCTGCCTCCGCCCGTGAGTGCGGGCCGGATCAAGGCCTTCCGGATCGCTGTGCGCGCCCGGTTTCGCTACTCGACGAGAGCTTGCTCCGCTGTGCCCGGCCTCGCCTCACCCGCGAAGGGTGAGGTCACTGCCCGGTCCGGCGACGAAGCTGGGTCGGCACGGACATCGCAGCCGCCGGGTCTCGGTCGGCGGTTCGACGCCGCGACGGTACCGGTTCCGATGATCAGGTCTTTCCGATCGGCGAGGGGTTGACCATGACCGACAGCGCATCGCGGGTGAACCGTCCCTATTACCCCGCGTGGTCCATGGTGATCATCGCGTTGAGCGTGGTGGTCAGCTGGGCCGTGACGACATGGGAACCCGGACACTGACCCAGGCGCACACGATGCGCGTTCGCGCCCGTTTCGTGCCTTGACCGGATTTCCTCGAGGGGTCGACGATGGTGCGATGACCGAGAATTCGGCAGGCTTCGGCGAGTCCGGCCGTGATGCTGCGCGCGCGGATCGTGACCTGGCCACGAGGCCGGAACCGGCACGGTGGCGTGCGGAAAGACAATCATGGGCCACAGACGCACGACCCGCTCGCTCCTGATCACGCTCGTCGCCACCGCGCGCGATCCAGGGTCCGGACGGTGAACCGGCGCGATGATGTCGAACCCGGTGCCCCGCTCCGGCGCTGGGCGGCCCGGGCGGCGTTGCTGTTCGCCGTCGTGGCGGCCGCGCTGCCCGTACTGTTCGCCGGGGTGCTGGGCGCCCTCGGCCTGCTCGTCGTCGGGACCGGCGGCGTCGTGGTCACGGTTGCGGCACTGTACTGGTTCCTGACCAGGCGCGGAGTACTCAGAGTGGTCGCGCTCGCCGTCGCGGTGCTGGCCCCGGTCGTCGTGGTGGTGTTCTTCGTGCGCGCGCATCTGTTGTGGGTCGTCGTGCTCACGTGCGCGGCGGTGTTCCTGGCCCTGGTCTGCGCACGCGCCGCGTTGGGCGGGGGCGCACCGCCGTCGTCCGAGTACTCGTCCGCGCCGCCGCAACGCCCCTTCCTGATCATGAATCCGCACTCGGGCGGCGGCAAGGTCGAGAAGTTCGACCTGCGGCGCCGGGCCGAGGAACTCGGCGCCGACGTCGTGCTGCTCGAGGGATCCGCTCCCGTGGATGTGGCGGCGGTGGCCCGCCGGGCGGTCGCGCGCGGCGCCGACCTGCTCGGGGTGGCCGGAGGCGACGGGACGCAGGCCCTCGTGGCCGGGGTCGCCGCGGAACACCAGGTGCCTTTCCTGGTGATCAGTGCCGGAACGCGCAACCACTTCGCCTTGGATCTCGGCCTGGACCGCGGCGACCCGGTCGCCTGTCTCGACGCGCTGCGCGACGGCGTCGAGATCCGGGTCGATCTCGGCCGCGTCAACGGGCTGCCGTTCGTCAACAATGCGTCGTTCGGCGTCTACGCCGAAATCGTGCGCAGTCCCGCCTACCGCGACGACAAGACCGCGACGGTGCTGCGGCTGCTCCCGGACCTCCTGGCCGGGCATACCGGCGCCCGGCTCGTCGCGCGGATCGGTGGGACCGTCGTCGACGGGCCGCAGGCGATACTGGTGAGCAACAACCCGTACGGCACCGGCGATCCGGCCGGTCTCAGTCGCCGCGATCGACTCGACCGCGGCGTACTCGGCGCGGTGACAGTCTCGGTCGCGAATACTCGTGACGCCGTCGGCCTGCTGCGTCGTACCAACAGTCGCGGTCTGACGCAGCGGACCGCGACCGTGATCGAGGTCGAGAGCGACGCACCGCGGATTCCGGTAGGAGTGGACGGCGAATCGCTGCTCCTGCAGACACCGGTGCGCTGCGTCGTCGAAGCCGGTTCCCTGCGTGTGCGGGTTCCGCGGACTCGTCCCGGGATACGTTCTGCCGCACCGGTACTGGACTGGGTGCGACTCCGGGAACTGGCGAGACGACCGGAGCGCAACGCGCCACCTGGTAGCTGAGCCGGTCAGGCCGTGGCCTGTAGGTGGTGCGCCGACATTCCGACGGTGGCGGGGCCGGAGCCGACCAGGAGTCGCTGGAACGCCTCCTGCTCGCGCAGGCCGCGTTCTTCGGCGCGTGCACGGGCGGCGGGACTGATCCGAATGGCCGCGGTGCGGGCCAAGTTCACCGGAAGCCGCAGCAGCGGATACCACGGCGGCATATACGGCCACAGCCCGAGTTTGCGCATGGCGCTCGGCCCGAGATACATACTCGAGATCGACAGATGCTGGGCGCGGGCGATCCGGCCGCGCAGCCACGGCAGGTTCGGGTAGTGCCAGTCGAGCGGATCGTCGGCCATCGGCAGGGCGAGCTGGCGGGTGGTCTCGTCGGGGTTGGTGATGGCCGTCATGCAGTGGTACAGGATCCGGACACTGTCGCGGAAACCGGTGGGCAGCCACTCGTCCGAGACGCCCATGAGCCAGCCGACGTAGCGGGCCAGCTGCGCCGCAGCTTCCCGGTCGGCCCGGGAGGGGACGATACCCATGGTCATGCCGCCGATGAACGGGGCGATGAGTGCCCCCACCAGCGTCGCCGCCATATCCGTCTGGTTGATCGGCAGCCCCCAGGCGTCGCCGTCCCAGTCGGGCATCGCGCCGACGTGCCGGCGGACCAGGGAGTGGACGAAGCGTACGTGCAGCGTGGACCGATAGCCGGGGCCGAACTTCTCCATCCCGTTCTGGACGTCGAGCGCCCACTGCATGGTTTCGGCGAACCGCTGGGCGGGCCCTTTTTCCAGCGCGCCGGTCCGCAGCAGCGTCTTGTTGAAGCCGGAGGCGAGATAGCCGCCGAGGAAGGAGACGTCGCGGGCCAGGTACAGACCGTCGTAGCCGCCCCGGCGCAGCACCTGCTCGCCGTGGCGCAGTGTCCGCTCGTTCACCCAGGGTGGTGTCGTTTCGACCGCGGCGAAGAAGGCGCGCAGCGGCGCCGGAGCATCCGGGACGGAGTCGATGCCGGTGTGCAGGGCCTGCTCGAAAAGCGGCCGGGTCGTGGCCATGCCGGTGGTGAGCATCCAGTCGACCAGTGCGTCCATCGGCTCGTCGCCGACCAGCAGGGACGTACCCATGGCCGCCCACTGTTCGGCATCGGGTGCGCCGATGCCCATGAGCATGGCGAACGGACGCAACCCGGGCACCTCGACCGGGGCGGCGGGATGTCGGGTGGGGACGTTCGCACCCGTGTTCTCGGAACCCATGAAACAAATGTATTGAGTGAGTTACATTGTGTCAATCAGCAGGTTCGCGATGTCTGGGAGAAGCAGATGAACGATGTCCGTCGGCATATCGTGATCGGGGGTGGTCTCGCGGGCCTCGCCGCCGCCGTGTGGCTGGCCGAAGCGGGGCAGCAGGTGACTCTGCTCGAGCGGCGCGCTCGGCTGGGCGGGCGTACCCAAGCGATGGCGGTCCCCGAAGTCGGCGATACTCCGGACAACGGCCAGCATGTGGTCGCCAGCGGGTACCGCAGCCTCTTCCGATATCTGGAGAGCGTGGGTACCCGCGAATATGTAGAATTCCCGGGCGGCGGCACCCTGCGCTGGCCCGGCGGGCGCGCGGTCATGTTGCATACCAGAGGGTTTCGCGCCGTCAAGACCCTCTTGGGCGCGCATCCCGACGCCGGCGTCCTCGACCGTCTCCGCGCCCTGCGCGCGACCGCGCGATTGGGCCGGCAGGCACTGTTCCAGCCCGCCGACCTCGCCGACATCACCACCGAACAGTGGTTCGAGCGGGTGGGTATGCCCGCGAAAGCCCGGGAGGCGCTGTGGGATTGGCTGGCTCTCGGCATCGCCGCCGAGCCGGTGCAGCGGGAATCCGCCAAGGTTTTCGCCGACGTCCTGGCTACGGGGATTCGAATCGGGGCGCAGGACCGGGTGGGTGTCACCATCGGCTATCCCACCGTGGACCTGGACACCCTCTACATCGCCGGCGCCGAGAAGGCGTTCGAGAAATACGGTGTCGATATCCGCTACCGGACGGTTGCTCGAAAGGTCGTGATCACGGACGGACTGGTGACCGGTGTGCAGTTGGCGGACGGCACCGAGATCCCGGCGGACGCGGTGGTCTGCGCGGTGCCCAATTCGCGGATCCACGGTCTGCTCGACGATCTGCCCGAGCACGCGGAAATCTACGCGGCCGCGGACAAGTTGGGTGTCACGCCGATCGTGAGCACCAATCTCTACCTGGACCGGCCGCTGCGGACCGAATCCGCGATGGAGGCGCTGATCGGCGGCGCCGGCGTGATCGACGAAGTGTTCGACCGGCAGCGCATGCACGGCCGGGCACCCGCGGGCGCCTGGCTCTATTGCCTGACCACCAGCGGTGCCTACGAGCAGATCCACAAGAGCAACGACGAGATCATCGAAGAACAGTTCGCGCTGATCCGGCGCTACTACCCGGAAGCCGCGCAGGCGCGACTGGTGCACGCGCAGGTCGTGAAAATGCCGAAGGCCACTTTTTCGCAGGTGCTGGGAACCGCTGGGCTGCGTCCGGACCAGCGGACATCGGTTCCGAATCTGGTGCTGGCCGGTGATTGGACCCGGACCGACTGGTCGGCCACCATGGAAAGCGCCGCGCAGAGCGCGGAGCGGGCGGTGGCGGCGCTGCTCGCCCACGTCGCAGCGCCCCGGGGCGGCCGACGATGACACAATGAAACACGGTCTAAAATTCCGATACATGTTCCGGAGCTATGACGAAGTCGACGAGCGGATTCTCGACGCGACCCTGGGGCGGATTCTGCAGGTCGGGGTCCGGCGGAGCAGCCTCGACGATATTGCGCGGCGGTCCGGGGTGAACCGGGTCACGATCTATCGGCGCTTCTCGGGCAAGGACAATCTGATCGAGGCCGCGCTGTCCCGGGAGATCGGCCGGGTGCTCGGGGAGGCGACCGCCATCGCCACCGCCACCTCCGGAATCGATGCGCAGATAGAAGAGACCGTCCTCTATATCCTGCGGCTCACCCGTACGCATCCGCTGGTGACCCAATTGCTGGCGGTCGCCCCGGAGGAGGCGCTCGGTTTCTATACCGTGCGGGGTCAGGAGATGGTGTCCCAGGGCATCGAATACATCGTGGGTGTGCTGGAAGCCGGTCAAGAACAGGGGATGCTCGCCCGATACGATCCGCGGCCGGTCGCGGAACTGGTTGCCCGGATGGCGCATTCGCTCATGCTGACACCGACCGCGGGTGTGGACTTCGACGACGAGGATGCCGCGCGGGGTTTCATCCGGGCCGCGATCGTGCCGCTGATGAGATACGGCATCCGGTCCGGGCCGGAGGAAGATGAGGCCGCGGCCGGCGGGCGGCTGGGGGCCGGGTCGACTTAGCGCCGGCAATGCGTGCACCCACTGCGAGTAGCGGCGCTGGGAGTGCGCTGCCGTTCGCCGGCCCCGGCTGGACCGGTACTGTCCGCGGCGCCCGGCGGCCGCCGCGGCGGAAATCTAGGATCGACGGCAATCGCGCCGATAAGGAGTGCAGTCGTGGTGAAGATAAGCCGGACCGTCGAGGTGTCCGACAGCATCATCGTGGACACGGATCCGGAGACCGCCTACGACGCGGTGACCGATGTGACGCAGATGGGCCGGTGGAGCCCGGAGAACACCGGCGCGGTGGTGCCCGAACCCGGACGGCCGCCCTATCCCGGAATGACCTTCGTGGGGTCCAACCGGCGCGGCCCCATGCGCTGGCACACCGGCTGCACGGTGACTGTGGCCGAGCGCCCGAGCCGGTTCGTCTTCGAGGTCCGGCGGTGGGGTCTGTGGAAGCCGAGCTTGCCGGTGGCGGTGGCCACGTGGGAATACCGGTTCGAGCGTGTGGCGGAGGGGACCCGGATCACCGAGGCCTGGTACGACGACCGGACCGGCTGGCCGGATACGCCGGCGCTGTGGTTCGACCGGGTCGCCACGGGCAAGCGGGGGTTCGCCGAATTCCAGAAGGGGAACATCCGCCGCACGCTGAAACGGCTGAAGCGGGAACTCGAGACCGCACCGCGCCCGTGAACAATGCTCCGACCAGCGCTGGACTAGTGTCCAGGTCGTTTCCTTCGAGTTAGCGGAAAGCTCGCTGACCTGGTGTGATAAGGGCTTTCAAGATCTAGGTCCGACAGTTGGGCGAGCGACCGATAGGTTCTTGACACTCGCTGTGACATGTATCTATTTTTGAGCCCGCCCGGGGGAAGCTCCACGGGCACTCCGTTCGTCGGCTGTCCGGGTCGTCGCGTCCGCAACGATGCGGCGGCGGACGATGCTCGGCGCGGAGTCGTGTGCACAGCTGTTTCGGAGGTCGGTCTTGTCCGCAATTTCACGGCGCACTTTCCTGGGCGGTACGACCGCGGCGGCCGGTATCACGCTCGCGGGCGCGGGATTCGCCGCGGCCGATCCCGCCGCCCGGGCGCCACGGCGGCGCACACCGGTCGCGCGCGAAGAACATCGGGTGATCGTGATCGGTTCCGGGTTCGGCGGCGGAATCGCGGCGTTGCGCCTGGCCCGCGCCGGCGTTCCGGTCCTCCTGCTCGAACGCGGCAAGCGCTGGGCCACCGGGCCCGACGCGGACACCTTCGCCAGCCCGACGTCGCCCGACAAGCGGATGCTCTGGTACGGCTCCGACCCGCAGCTGTTCGGGAAGCCGGTCTCGTTCGAGCCCTACACCGGGCTGCTCGACGCGGTCGTCGGCGACAATATGACGGCGCTGTGCGCGGCGGGTCTGGGCGGCGGTTCGCTGCTCTATCAGGGGATGTCGCTACAGCCGTCCGAAGCGGTGTTCAATACGTACTTCCCACAGGAACTCGATTGGCGCCGGATGGACCGCGTCCACTATCCGCGGGTCGCCTCGATGCTGAAGTTGGCCGTGGCGCCGGACGAGCTGATCGCTCACCCGAACTACAAGGCCGCGCGGGTCTTCGCGCGGAACGCGGCGGCGGCGGGTCTGCCGGTGTCGAAGATTCCGATGCCCATCGACTGGAACTACGCACTCGCCGAGACGCGCGGCGAGATGCGAGCCGCGTACTCCGACGGCGCCGGCGCCTTCGGCGTGAACAACGGCGGTAAGCATTCGGTGGACGTCACCTATGTCGCGGAAGCCGAGGCCACCGGGCTGGTGGACGTTCAGGTGATGCACAACGTCACCGATGTGGAACGAGGAGCCGACGGCCGCTGGATCGTCCACGTCGACCGGACCGACGAATCCGCCCGGGTGCTGGAGCAGAAGATCCTCACCACCAAGGCGCTCATCATGGCCGCCGGAAGTCTCAACACCACCGAATTGCTGATGCGGGCGTCCGGCAAGGGACTGATCCCGGATATGCCGGACGAACTCGGTGCGGGCTGGGGCACCAACGCCGACCGGATCTACACCTGGACGAGCCTGGCCGAGGACTTCGGCGCGAAACAGGGCGGGCCGGTCGTCTACGGCAGCCTGAACTGGGACGATCCGGCGACCGCGCATACCGTGATCCAGGCGTCGATTCCGCCGCTGGGCATGGACGCCCACACCACGATGCTGGTCGGCTACGGCGTCAGTGCGGCGCGTGGCCGTTTCGTCTACAACTCGGCCACCGATACCGCCCGGCTGTCCTGGCCGGCCGACGGCGACGCGGCTATCCAGTACGGCCAGATCGAGAAGACAGTGCACAAGGTGGCGGGTCCGGCGTCGGTGATCGGCGACACGAACCGGGCGTTTCCCTCGACCTGGCATCCGCTCGGCGGTGCGTGCATGGGCGCTGTCTGCGATCTCGACGGCCGGGTACACGATCAGCCCGGTTTGTACGTGCTCGACGGCGCCCTGCTCCCCGGTAACTCCGGTGCGTGCAATCCCTCGATGACCATCGCCGCGGTGGCCGAGCGGGCGATGGACAATCTGGTCGCGCAGGATGTGGGTTCGGCCATCTGAGGAACCGGGGTGGGCTGTTCGCCGGGGGAATTCGGGGTGAGAGGTCCCGAATCCCCGCGCCGCTAGTAGAACGTGTTCTAATCTGGTGGTCCCGCGAATGCCGCGGGAGCCCGCCCGAGCCCCGACCGGAATGAGAACCGTGCCTGTTGCGCTGACCGCCGACCAGGCGGCACTGGCCGAAACCGTCGCCGGATTCGCCGACCGCCATGCCGGTCGCGAGTACACCCGGAAGAACACCGGCAGCCTGAAACAGGGCGCGCGGCCGGAATTCTGGTCCGGCCTGGTGGCGCTCGGGCTGACCGGTGTCCATCTACCGGAAAGCGTCGGGGGACAGGGCGGCACACTCGACGACTTGGCAGTGGTACTCGACGAATCGGGGCGCGCTCTGCTGCCCGGGCCGCTGCTTCCCACCGTCGTGGCGAGCGCGATACTCGCCACCGCGGCCGGAGTTGCGACCGCCGACGCCGCGCTACGCAGGTTCGCCGACGGCGCCACCGGCGCGGTGATCCCACCGGAGCACGCCGTCGCGGTATCCACCGGATCCGACGGCGCGCGGCTCACCGGCGAGACCGGCCTGGTGCTGGGCGCGGCCGCGGCCGAACTGCTCGTCGTCGCCGGGACGGACGGCGCGCAGACCCGGTGGTTCCTCGTCGAACGCTCGGCGCCGGGTGTCGAAGTCGAGGTGCGGGACGGCGCCGACCTGGGCCGCGATATCGGTGTGGTCCGCTTTCGTGAGGTATCCGCCGGTGTGCCGGTAGATCTCGACACCGGGCGGGCCGGGGCCGTGGCGGTGGCACTCGCGGCCGTAGAGGTCGCCGGCGTGATCCGCTGGTGCGCCGATACCGCCACCGCCTACGTGAAATCGCGTACCCAGTTCGGTCGCCCGATCGGCGCCTTCCAAGCCGTGCAGCATCGCACCGCGCAGTTGCTGATCACCAGCGAGTTGGCCGCCGCGGCGGCCTGGGACGCGGTGCGCGGCCTGGACGACGACGCCCGGCAGCGTACGCACGCCGTAGCCGGCGCGGCGCTGACCGCGCTCGGCAACGCCGTGCACGCCGCCGTGGAATGCCTGGGCCTGCACGGCGCCATCGGGTTCACCTGGGAACACGATCTGCACCTGTACTGGCGCCGGGCGATCTCCCTTTCCGGGCTCGCCGGACCGGCCGAGTCGTGGGAACTGCGGCTGGGTGAGGCCGCCCTGCACGGACCGCGTAACTTCGCCGTACCGCTGCCGGAGACGGATCCGTCCTTCCGCGAGTGGGTTTCGGAGATCCTCGACCGAGCGGCCGGGCTGGACAATCCGGGCCCGTCGAAGATCGGCGACCAGGATTCGGTGAACCCCGGCCCGCGTCGCACCCTGCTGGCCGACAGCGGACTGGTGTCGCCGCCGATGGCCCAGCCCTACGGGATCGAGGCCGGACCACTCGAACAGTTGATCCTGCAGGACGAATACGACCGGCACGGTATCGCCCAGCCGTCCATGGGGATCGGGCAGTG
This genomic window contains:
- a CDS encoding GMC oxidoreductase; protein product: MSAISRRTFLGGTTAAAGITLAGAGFAAADPAARAPRRRTPVAREEHRVIVIGSGFGGGIAALRLARAGVPVLLLERGKRWATGPDADTFASPTSPDKRMLWYGSDPQLFGKPVSFEPYTGLLDAVVGDNMTALCAAGLGGGSLLYQGMSLQPSEAVFNTYFPQELDWRRMDRVHYPRVASMLKLAVAPDELIAHPNYKAARVFARNAAAAGLPVSKIPMPIDWNYALAETRGEMRAAYSDGAGAFGVNNGGKHSVDVTYVAEAEATGLVDVQVMHNVTDVERGADGRWIVHVDRTDESARVLEQKILTTKALIMAAGSLNTTELLMRASGKGLIPDMPDELGAGWGTNADRIYTWTSLAEDFGAKQGGPVVYGSLNWDDPATAHTVIQASIPPLGMDAHTTMLVGYGVSAARGRFVYNSATDTARLSWPADGDAAIQYGQIEKTVHKVAGPASVIGDTNRAFPSTWHPLGGACMGAVCDLDGRVHDQPGLYVLDGALLPGNSGACNPSMTIAAVAERAMDNLVAQDVGSAI
- a CDS encoding diacylglycerol/lipid kinase family protein yields the protein MNRRDDVEPGAPLRRWAARAALLFAVVAAALPVLFAGVLGALGLLVVGTGGVVVTVAALYWFLTRRGVLRVVALAVAVLAPVVVVVFFVRAHLLWVVVLTCAAVFLALVCARAALGGGAPPSSEYSSAPPQRPFLIMNPHSGGGKVEKFDLRRRAEELGADVVLLEGSAPVDVAAVARRAVARGADLLGVAGGDGTQALVAGVAAEHQVPFLVISAGTRNHFALDLGLDRGDPVACLDALRDGVEIRVDLGRVNGLPFVNNASFGVYAEIVRSPAYRDDKTATVLRLLPDLLAGHTGARLVARIGGTVVDGPQAILVSNNPYGTGDPAGLSRRDRLDRGVLGAVTVSVANTRDAVGLLRRTNSRGLTQRTATVIEVESDAPRIPVGVDGESLLLQTPVRCVVEAGSLRVRVPRTRPGIRSAAPVLDWVRLRELARRPERNAPPGS
- a CDS encoding oxygenase MpaB family protein, translated to MGSENTGANVPTRHPAAPVEVPGLRPFAMLMGIGAPDAEQWAAMGTSLLVGDEPMDALVDWMLTTGMATTRPLFEQALHTGIDSVPDAPAPLRAFFAAVETTPPWVNERTLRHGEQVLRRGGYDGLYLARDVSFLGGYLASGFNKTLLRTGALEKGPAQRFAETMQWALDVQNGMEKFGPGYRSTLHVRFVHSLVRRHVGAMPDWDGDAWGLPINQTDMAATLVGALIAPFIGGMTMGIVPSRADREAAAQLARYVGWLMGVSDEWLPTGFRDSVRILYHCMTAITNPDETTRQLALPMADDPLDWHYPNLPWLRGRIARAQHLSISSMYLGPSAMRKLGLWPYMPPWYPLLRLPVNLARTAAIRISPAARARAEERGLREQEAFQRLLVGSGPATVGMSAHHLQATA
- a CDS encoding DUF7144 family membrane protein, which codes for MTDSASRVNRPYYPAWSMVIIALSVVVSWAVTTWEPGH
- the hpnE gene encoding hydroxysqualene dehydroxylase HpnE, producing the protein MNDVRRHIVIGGGLAGLAAAVWLAEAGQQVTLLERRARLGGRTQAMAVPEVGDTPDNGQHVVASGYRSLFRYLESVGTREYVEFPGGGTLRWPGGRAVMLHTRGFRAVKTLLGAHPDAGVLDRLRALRATARLGRQALFQPADLADITTEQWFERVGMPAKAREALWDWLALGIAAEPVQRESAKVFADVLATGIRIGAQDRVGVTIGYPTVDLDTLYIAGAEKAFEKYGVDIRYRTVARKVVITDGLVTGVQLADGTEIPADAVVCAVPNSRIHGLLDDLPEHAEIYAAADKLGVTPIVSTNLYLDRPLRTESAMEALIGGAGVIDEVFDRQRMHGRAPAGAWLYCLTTSGAYEQIHKSNDEIIEEQFALIRRYYPEAAQARLVHAQVVKMPKATFSQVLGTAGLRPDQRTSVPNLVLAGDWTRTDWSATMESAAQSAERAVAALLAHVAAPRGGRR
- a CDS encoding acyl-CoA dehydrogenase, encoding MRTVPVALTADQAALAETVAGFADRHAGREYTRKNTGSLKQGARPEFWSGLVALGLTGVHLPESVGGQGGTLDDLAVVLDESGRALLPGPLLPTVVASAILATAAGVATADAALRRFADGATGAVIPPEHAVAVSTGSDGARLTGETGLVLGAAAAELLVVAGTDGAQTRWFLVERSAPGVEVEVRDGADLGRDIGVVRFREVSAGVPVDLDTGRAGAVAVALAAVEVAGVIRWCADTATAYVKSRTQFGRPIGAFQAVQHRTAQLLITSELAAAAAWDAVRGLDDDARQRTHAVAGAALTALGNAVHAAVECLGLHGAIGFTWEHDLHLYWRRAISLSGLAGPAESWELRLGEAALHGPRNFAVPLPETDPSFREWVSEILDRAAGLDNPGPSKIGDQDSVNPGPRRTLLADSGLVSPPMAQPYGIEAGPLEQLILQDEYDRHGIAQPSMGIGQWVVPIVLHRGTSDQLARLAGPALRGEEIWCQLFSEPEAGSDVASLSLRATRVDGGWELNGQKIWTTLAHRADWGLLLARTDPEAERHRGLTMFLVDMHAAGVEVRPITQASGDAEFNEVFFDGAFVPDTMVLGEPGQGWTLTLETLAQERLFIGGVRDPGHNKRLQGIIERAEYAGSRADAVRTLGRISARGAAISALNLRETIRRLDGQPVGPATSIAKAAASMLHTDAAAAALNLIGPAAALGAALSEPVHHELDIPTWIIGGGTLEIQLNTIATLVLGLPRK
- a CDS encoding TetR/AcrR family transcriptional regulator; translation: MFRSYDEVDERILDATLGRILQVGVRRSSLDDIARRSGVNRVTIYRRFSGKDNLIEAALSREIGRVLGEATAIATATSGIDAQIEETVLYILRLTRTHPLVTQLLAVAPEEALGFYTVRGQEMVSQGIEYIVGVLEAGQEQGMLARYDPRPVAELVARMAHSLMLTPTAGVDFDDEDAARGFIRAAIVPLMRYGIRSGPEEDEAAAGGRLGAGST
- a CDS encoding SRPBCC family protein codes for the protein MVKISRTVEVSDSIIVDTDPETAYDAVTDVTQMGRWSPENTGAVVPEPGRPPYPGMTFVGSNRRGPMRWHTGCTVTVAERPSRFVFEVRRWGLWKPSLPVAVATWEYRFERVAEGTRITEAWYDDRTGWPDTPALWFDRVATGKRGFAEFQKGNIRRTLKRLKRELETAPRP